In Nocardioides daphniae, the DNA window AGGTCGAGAACATGGCGACCGCGCCGAAGAGCACGGCGGCGGCAGCGGCGGCGTACAGCTTGACCTTGGGGTCGACCGGCTTCTTCTCCGCCTTGACCGGGGCCGCGGCCTCGGGGGCGGCGGCCGGGGCGGCCGAGACCTGCACGGGCGGCGGCGGCCACATCGACTCACCGTCGAGCGTGACCGTGATGCCGCGCTGGATGACGTCGTCGAAGTCGAGGGTGACCTGTCCGTCCTTGCCCGGGGTGAGCAGCTTGAACAGGTTGACGATGTTGGTGCCGTAGAGCTGGCTGGTCTGGGCAGCCAGGCGTCCGGCCAGGTCGGTGTAGCCGAGGACCACGACGCCGTTGTCGGTGACCACCCGCTCCCCGGTCCTGGTTGCGGCAGCGTTGCCACCGTTGGCGGCAGCCATGTCGACGATGACGCTGCCGCCACGCATGGCGGCGATCGTCTCGGCGGTGATGAGCTTCGGGGCCGGGCGGCCCGGGATCAGCGCGGTGGTGATGACGATGTCGGCGTTGCGCGCCTCCTCGTCGTACATCAGCGCGGTGGCCGCCTCCTGCTCGGCGGTCATCTCCTTGGCGTAGCCGTCGGAGGAGACCTCCTGCTCCATCTGGACGTGGACGAACTCCGCACCCATGGACTCGACCTGCTCCGCCACCTCGGGGCGTACGTCGAAGGCACGCACGACGGCGCCCATCGACGACGCCGCACCGATCGCGGCGAGGCCGGCCACGCCCGCGCCCACCACGAAGACCCTGGCGGGGGCGGTCTTGCCGGCGGCGGTGACCTGGCCGGTGAACATCCGGCCGAACTCGTGGGCCGCCTCGATGACGGCGCGGTAGCCCGCGACGTTGGCCATCGACGACAGCACGTCCATGGACTGCGCGCGCGAGATGCGCGGCACCGCGTCCATGGCCAGGGCGGTGACGCCCGCGGCGGTGAACTTCTCGATCAGCTCGGGGCTTCGGCCCGGAGCCATGATGGACACGACGGTGGAGCCTCGGCGCAGCTGGCCGATCTCCTCGTCGGTGGGGGCGTTGACCTTGACGATGACGTCGCTCGACCACACGGTCGCGTGGTCGCCGACCCTGATGCCGGCGGCGGTGTACGCCTCGTCCGGCTGGTCCGCTGCCTGTCCGGCGCCGGACTCGACGACGACGTCATAGCCGAGCTTGGTCAGCTGCTCGGCCGTCTTCGCCGTGGCTGCGACGAGTGACTCGCCGGGCCAGGCTTCCCGGGGGATCCCGATTCGCACGACTACCTCCTGTAGGGGCTCCCCCACCGGCTCTGCCGTCGTGCAACGACAGGGGTGGGGCAGCGTCAAGGTACCTGCCGAAGCCGGAGGTCACAGGAGGGTCTCATCGTGGGCCGCCTCACACGGGGCGTGACCGGCGACCACGGGTCGGACCGGGCGTGCTCAGCCCAGCATCATCACGAAGGGCGCCACCAGCAGAAACAGCGTGATGCTGAAGGCGACCAGCGGCGGGGGTGCAGGCTGCTCGGTGGACTGCGGCTCGAGGATGGCCATGACGTACGTCCTTCCACTCGGACTCCCCGGGCCGGATGCCCGGGACGCCTCGAGCGTCGGCGTACGCAGTGTCGTCGCGGCGACCCGTGCGGGTCGCCGAGGTGAACAGGGCGCGAAGGTGCGCACCCGTCAGTCGGCCAACGTCAGTCGGCCGGGCTCAGGGGGTCGGGCTCAGTGGGCCA includes these proteins:
- a CDS encoding Re/Si-specific NAD(P)(+) transhydrogenase subunit alpha encodes the protein MRIGIPREAWPGESLVAATAKTAEQLTKLGYDVVVESGAGQAADQPDEAYTAAGIRVGDHATVWSSDVIVKVNAPTDEEIGQLRRGSTVVSIMAPGRSPELIEKFTAAGVTALAMDAVPRISRAQSMDVLSSMANVAGYRAVIEAAHEFGRMFTGQVTAAGKTAPARVFVVGAGVAGLAAIGAASSMGAVVRAFDVRPEVAEQVESMGAEFVHVQMEQEVSSDGYAKEMTAEQEAATALMYDEEARNADIVITTALIPGRPAPKLITAETIAAMRGGSVIVDMAAANGGNAAATRTGERVVTDNGVVVLGYTDLAGRLAAQTSQLYGTNIVNLFKLLTPGKDGQVTLDFDDVIQRGITVTLDGESMWPPPPVQVSAAPAAAPEAAAPVKAEKKPVDPKVKLYAAAAAAVLFGAVAMFSTSTLLEQLTVLMLSVFVGYYVISNVAHALHTPLMAETNAISGIILVGGILQVGNDNPLVTVLAVVAILVASINIFGGFLVTVRMLEMFRKD